CCAAAGTtcgtatttctcaaaatgttaaacaaaatgtttcttttaaatgaaacaatttgaGAGGTTTGGGGGGAAAAtgctctttggtggaactgctaacaactcattcatatttaaaatctgATAAAGGGCCTCAAGTAGTAGTCTTTTTTgttcaaaaaggcaaaaaggttGGGAGTACGGTTTAATCTTTGacaatgcattatattttataagttATGTTTTTTAGGTAAAatcttgaaatgaaaagtaactacagctaacagataaacacagtggggtaaaaagtacaatatttcccactgaaatgtaatggattaGTATAAAGTAAcacagaaatactcaagtgaagtacaagtaccttaaaatgagacataagtacagtacttgagtaaatgtacttagatGTTAAATGTACTCCACCACTGCCTTTTAGGTGCAACAGCAACGAGGCTGTGAATCACAAACTGTCAACCTCTCCGTCGTCATGTGCTTTTTAGTCTCTCACACAGTCACCAATGTGACTGGAGAAGAAAGGAGGCCCGGGTGACAGCTGACGATCACGTTGTGTTGCTCTTTACCAAGCACAGGCCTGTGACAGCAGAGCGcgtgtgtcagtttgtgtgtgaggatgaTCTCAGCTCGCCcacctacagtacagtacagcagTCGGTGATCCCCTCAGATCTGGTGACCATGCAGTCATCCAGCCAGTACATTGTCGCCGCTGTGCATTACACAGAGGTGCCGCTTGACATCCGTCCAGCACGAGCGGAAGCACGGGTCAGTGAGGAGAAGCTCAGCTGCCCGCCAGACCTTTAAAATCTAAAGCTACAGGCCCAGCTGTGTGCTGTAATAAAATTGTAGCGCAATTTAATGCTTCAGCAGAGTTTGTTATTATATTCCAGTCCACCCCCTGTACACTTATGTGCACTGAGACTGTATTGCTATATCGCAGAACATAATGTACTGGTGAAAGGATTTCAGCTGGCACAATGATGTCATCATATACAGACTGTAGGTTGCTGCGGCTCGTGTCTCCCCCTTATGGatcataatgtaatgtaatgtaatgtggaCGTCTCCGTCTCCGATGCTCGATGTAAGAGCTCTCTGTGCCAGATTGGATGAAAACGTAATGCTTCAGTTGACATTCTTTCCTCCAGATGGTGGCCTTTTGGTCACAAGTACAAGAGCAATGTACTGTatgccattttaaaatgaagctgCATTAGACAGCGTTCACATTTGCCAGCTTGAAATGCagagcacacacagacgcagacacacattcctccttttccccctgctttctaATCTGGGTCACATACTTTGTGGGAGATTGGGCCATACCATTCCTCTCGGGTGCGAGGGGATTGGATGAACATCTGGCCCAAGCCTTAATCTGAATATTTGAATAACAGAAAGATGTGTAAACATGTCGCTATGTTTAACATTTCGAATATCTTCCTGGCTGAAGCTTAACTGTTGAGTGCCAGGAGTCAGCTTTTTTCCCATCATCTGTTTATTCCTTCCCCTGCGCTCCACTGATGGTACGCTCATCCAGAGCACACATATCACATCCTTACCAGCTCCATCTCTTTGTgtcacattcatttaaaatgtacatacacactgaaTTAAACATTATATTTATCCCTCTGCTATCTCTTCTTCTATCCCCTTCTTTCCCTCGCATATAGGACTTCCcgtaatgttttcatttctctttttccaccCCTTTGCAGTGTTGCCATAGGCATCGGTTTCTATGGCAACAGCGAAGCTAATGATGGGATGTATCAGTTGACCTCGTCTCTTCTCACAGCCAATTATACGCTAGCTTCCATCGATCTGCTGGTGAGTGCTGCTCACAGTAAAATGTCATGCAGAATATCTACCCTGCTTGATGCTGTGTGTGATTGCGtgcttgtgggtgtgtgtgtgtgtgtgtgtgtgtgtgttgtgtgtgtgtgtgtgtgtgtgtgtgtgtgtgtgtgtgtgtgtgtgtgtgtgcatgaatgggtgtgaaagagagagagagagagggaggatgtgCTCATGCTTACATGtggtcagagagagaaacaaaatcaGATACAAACTTTCGCTTGATTGATTTCCCTGATGTGTTTAGACAGCGATTGATGTGTCAGACGGCTAAATGTCCTCCTTACACTGTGCTCTGTGGAAGATGCAGGTCAGGAAAACAACAGAGATGACAAATGGATACCTATGAGTGAGATGGAAAACAACACAAGTGTATCACCTCTTCTCTATTAACGGAAACTAACATGCCAATAATCAAAATTAGAGCAGGATTCCTAATCTGACCCACATCCAGCAATAACATTAGACAGAGTAGAAAGAGACCTTAGAATAGGTAGGCATTGAAACCAGACATACTATAATAACCTGGAcctgtttttattaaacttCTAAGAATTCCACTTAACAATGCTCTAAACAGCCAATTTAAGAGTTAAAAAGTTCtcctctgaaactgaaaaacaagacTTATTAATCAAACGACTTACGCCTACTTACAGCAAAGTGTCAGAGTAACCTTTAAGAGCAATTTTTACataatcaaatgattaatcacaTGTATGCTGAGTGCAGGAACAGCCAACCAAGAGAGGGATTTACTCTACATCTGCCAATAGTGTtcagttgtttaaaaaagtcCTTGCATTTTACACAGTGATGTCATCCTGCAAAAAAATATGGGatttaactttcattttatttgtttgaaatctTTAATATCACAAGTACcaaattctaaaaatatttacaatataaatatatattcatagattataaatgatataaatagGGAATAAGTAATGGGAAATtgtctgaaacagaaaaaaaaagaaaaagcggAGAAGCAAAGAAATTCTGCTGCTGGAGGACGAGGTACATCAGAGAAATCACATGATAAGAAGAATTTAGTTCCACGTTGTCGATTGCAGACAACGAAGATGCAGGggctaaaactaaaaactaagaCCACACTCTAAGTCTAAATACATACAATGATATTAATATATCAAAGTGTGTCCTTTTAATTGAATCGCTCAGAACTGATAATAACTCTACCGTGAATTtttacatgcacacagtttACATTTACGTAAAATACAGGAATGCATTTACaggtatataatatatatataaatatatgtacagGTATGTAATAAACAGTTAACATATTGCTTCAGATAACAAGATATTCATCATGACCAAATATATATTGCAGTAATTCTccaaaacatgtttatgttcatTTCTGTATCGGTACTACAGACATCTAAAATCTACTCTTAACCAACTCAAGagacctctgcagctctgttaAACTTTTATCATGTTTCAGTCAGAAGAAATGTTATAAAtagcttttattctgaagatGGTAAGTTGGAGAAAAACTTCCAGAATTTCACTTTTAGCAATTTGATTAACAGAAGGACCGGAGTTCTAAGTTGTGTTATAAATTATGAGGGACATGCATTAGCAGACTGAGGCACCAAGGTGCCCAACGTCTTGAGTTATCCGTAACACAACCGTTCTAAGCCGACCACGGCTTTATCAGCATCATCATCTCTAGTTTATGGTTCCTGTCCCACTTAACTCCCCTCACATTCTTCCGTCCTCCCTCTCCAGATTTCAGACACACTTACCGGGTTGCAGATGTCCGTCTCTGGCCCACTGACCACAATGGAGGAGCTCTTTACTGGAAGCAAACCCTTCCTGGTCTCCACACGGAACTGCCGGAGGTTATCTGAGAACGTGATgaacctcctctcctccatctccctgGCTCGGTCCAGCGTTGACGCAGGGCTGGTGAATGACAGTGGCATCAGCGGGGCGTCCATCATACCTCTAACCCCAGTACCGCCCTCTGTGGCTCCTACAGTGGTGCCTACCGCCAGCCTAATGCCCAGCCCCTTCTCACCTGGCTGGGCGGCCAACACGCTGATGGTCAATGAGGACTACAGGTGAGGCTGCACTCCAGGGTGATTTAGATACACACTGGAAATAGATTTATATTTTGGATGATTATTCGTAAGTGATGCTCAGATTCTTCCCATATGCTAGGGTTGTGTATCTACATCAGACGATTCATTATGTATCTAGATACATGGTCCACAATATGAGAACATAACTGTACGATACAATACAGCTTGTTTCAGTTGCAATTAAGACACCAATACTTAGTTTAATGGGTCcaaaaattttgaataatttcctcaaaatttcaaaatagtttCCAGTAAAGAACAATGTATTTTGCTACTAATTAGAATACAATAGAGTGAGTGTTTAATTTGTCAGCTGAACATGCAAGAAATGTCAAATGTATGTACATGCAGCATAGAATCAAATTCCAAAATAGTTACTTGCAGGATTTACAGGAAATGTCCttggaaattattaggaaatagCTGACCTGTAAAATAAACGATTATATTGATTAATTACtaatattttctcttatttacgaaagtgtatttgttttgagaAGCTGAATAAAGAAACATCAATATTactccatttttttgtttcaagttTAGAATCAGAAATGCTCGGAAAATGATGCGTGTTGCTTCTCTAGCTATCGTGAACATTGGGAGCAATACTCAGCTTCAGCTTTTACTTCTGCTTCTAATTAGACATGTATTagttttgctcaaaaaaaaacttctttcatGTGGTACAAGAAATTCCTCTTAAGCATGCTTTAGCGGTTTCCATTAGATGGCGTaacttcattttcatcatttttttcccaattaaaACAATCTGAGTTTACAAAATTTAGGGCTCGTCACTGCTGATCTGTCAAATTTCCAATCCAGGCATTTAACATTGTGATATCAACACATTGTTTTAATGAAATACTAATATTACGTTTCATAACTTGTTCAGCAGAAGCATGAGGAATTCAAATATAATCAATCCTTGGGGACATTTTACACAAAGGAGCATTCATAGGGGCAGGCACATTAACTCTGCGTCAAGTTGACAAATATCGACATGTACAAGCTGTTCATCAACGCTGTTCTAAAGGCTGTAAGAGCCTGAGCAAACTCTCCTAACCAGCCTCTCATTTATGTTGCATGTTTATTAAGATGTGTTTGTAGAGGTAATGCaatcaaaactttttctttctcaaaaatgacaaaatgttctTACACATAATGGGTCGATGGGATGCTTTTAAAATTCCATATTCCATGATGAACTAACTTTAATTGTTTAATAAAAGCCCAAAAATATTTCCTAGTACTGAAAAGTTAAGTCCACTGAGTAATAGTATGAAATTCCTGATTCCCATAAAAAAACCacagacagcaaacacagaAGGTGTCATTGATCCCTTCCTTTAAACAGTGAGAGGTTATGTAAGGTTCAACATCATCCTAACCCTTTCCTGACCTCATACAGGGGAGTTTTGTGTCTGCCTTATCTCAGTACCAAATGAagacaaaggaacaaaaaggtaaaaaacaaactcttattCCAGCCGACCACAGATTGGGTGGatgtccctttttttctgttcagtggAAACATAGCAGTTTTAATTCTAGGAGAAGTGGAAAAAAGTAGCAAGATTTAACCCAAATTAATGTAGTGAAAGGTCAATTCTACCCTTCAGCCAAGTGCAAAGGTGTACCTGAAAAGGAAGAAACTTCACAGCAGGCTGACTTACAAAAGGCGAGTCTCTGCTACCCAGATCAATAGgtgtttttcacagcagacattttgacttgtcatagtagcAAAAGCATAGGTGTAACTGTTAACAGTCAGGATGGGTcagttctattcaagtgtcccagtagGTCAAAGGGTCTGTTGTGTATTTGGCTGAAGTTTCAGACTGTAGATTACATCCAGGCAACCCCTAATTCTTACCAAGAAATCTCTGAAGACTTCATATCTCCTACTCCAGCAAAACAGAAATTGTAATGGGACATTATACTAAATTCCTCCTtcccaaaatcaaaacaaaaacctacatTTGCAATTCTGCAAAATCTGCAGTCCACTAGTTAATACACGTTTAGTCCAATCTGGGGGAGGAAAAATCTGGAAACAACTATCACTGAGGGGAAAATCCCTTTACGACAGAAGCTTATGTCTCTGTGCTATATGGGCGAGCAGTTGAAGGGCCAAAGTTACTTTTACTCAACATTTATAAGAGTTTTTAATATAATGGCATTTGCTTGATGTTGCGTATATGTGTTTCCTCATCATAGGTGGCTATCATAcgtgttgttgctgctgcttgaCCTCATAGTGTGTCTGTTCATCCTGCTTGGACTGGCCAAACAAGCCCGCTGGCTGCTCATCCTGTGagtacacaaacatacacacacacacacacacacacaaaaacacactcacacacacacacacacacacacacacacacacacacacacacacacacacacacacacacacacacacacacacactcgtataTCTTTAGGCCCAAACAATAGTAAATTGGTCAGTCTCTTGACCGAAGAGTTTGTGCTGTTCTCCCACAGGATGACTGTACTGGCATGGCTGGCTCTGTTCCTAAGCTGGGGCTCCCTGGGCTTGGAGACAGCCACTGTAGTGGTGAGTACACCTAGTAAAACTGTGATAGTGAGCAGGGCCAGGACTGGAGGGAGTGAGGAATAGGGAATGAATGGGGCTGTCATGGGAGGGCTTGGCCGGCTATAGCAGAGGGAAGAGAGTTTTAGGAGGCCGACCCCTGATGGCAGGCCAAAGtgatgtgtatctgtgtgtttgtgtgtgatttctgTGCCCATTGTGCTAAACTGTGAAAAGACCTGCCTCCTGGGGAACACTGCAGTCACGGCAAAGGACCAAAAAGGCAGGAAAATGGGGCAGAGATTAAAGATTCAATGTGTGCCTGCACAAGCTCGTTTGTgaacaaagtgtgtttgtgcagtgaagtgtgtgtttttcatttaagtgtGTTTGCAAGTGTGTGGGCGTTTGGCTTTGAGAAGCAAAGATAGAAGATGAAGAGAAGTGCTTTCATAAAGAatgaggaggggagaggagagcgGTTCTCGAGATCAGTTTGAGAGCCAGAGTGAGCTAAagtgagagatagagagagagggagagagtggctAGACCATCGGCACTGCAAGGCTCGAAGCTGTTGCTGTATCTGGTCCCTCTGGGGCTTTAGACTGAGCATGCAAGGAGGTGGAAGTGTGAGTGTAATCCTGTGAAAGTAAAATTCTCTAACATGCTGCTGGACCATGTTCAGCTGAAAGTCCAGCTGTGCTTTTaagaacaaaacatgacaacacCTCCAGTGTGCTGTGTCCTACAGGCAACAATCCAACCACCTTTAGCACAGTGGCttttatcaaaaacaaagagcacAGAGAAGATTTTTATGTCCATTTTCGGTTTTTCCTTTGAAGTTTGGTTGTACTCTCTGAAGGGAAGTCTGTTTTGGTCTGGGGTGGGGGTGTGAAGAGGGTGAATGGCGGCTGTTTTTCTGCACTGCTGCCTGTTTTAAGAGTCTCAGTGTCATGTGGAGCTTGTGGGAGATGTCCCAAGGCCTGTGGGTCCACACAGAGCTGCTCTGTCCCTGGTCAGTAACAGGGAAACAATGGGCCAGCTGTGGGCCTGCCCACTTTATTCAGTCTTGGGTGGCTGCTTTTCCCGTCAGTTAGTCGGCTCTCTGTGTGGCTCGCACTCCCTCTTCTGGTGGGGCGATTTCAagctgagtgtgtttgtgggtcCACTGACTCTGAACTAAGTGCACCCTCTTCAAAAATAGGCTAGAAGGTACAACAGTGTATAGAAATTATATGGAAAAAGTAGTTAATAGAGTAGAGGATATGAGTGCTAATCTAGCACTGGATAGCAGAGTTTAGCACAGGTTGATCCAGGACAGCATGTGAGGTTTTTTTCACTATACTGTGAGCTGCTGTTTGATATCTGAGGAGGTTAATGTGTCAGTCGGTCAGTGTGTCTACTAACTTTTGCCTTGTGATCATGTTCTCCCACCCTCCCCCTTTTGCCtcatctgtccctctctcctgctgccccccccctcctgtcAAACTGTCTCACTCTCCCTGTCACTCTTCTGCATTGCCAGGCTCTCAGTGACTTCTGCTCAGACCCAAACACATTTGTCCTCAACTCAACCAACTTCAACACCGGGACCAGCTCAGGTACAGAATTAGCCTGTCCCTGTTCAAGCAACACTTTCTGGAAGAGCGagttgttttccatttctgccaTGCACTTTATTTACCCCCCATCCTGTCCCCCCAACTGTGATTATGTCAGCAGAATGCAGTATAATGACAGTTAAATGTTCCCACATCTTTTCTATTGTGCACTGATCTGTTGTGCGCTGGTGTTTTGCTGGCCATTCAGATGTTTTGGATTATTACCTGACCTGCAGCAGGCGCATGAACAGTCCGTTCCAGCAGGTAATGTGACCTCTGTCAGTCACATGTCTTACGTATATAACATAACAATGAAATCCTTTAGCTGACTCTCTTACCCTGAGTAATTTAAAGTAAGTGGGCAGGTTGCATGTCAGACTTGCTCAAGGGTAGCTGAGGACAAATTATTTGAGGGTGGACGCGcagctgttgctgtgtgtccTGTCCTCAAATAGTTTGCTCCCCAGATAAATAGCTATACTCTCAGCATATTAACGGTATATTTAAGCAAtaactcaaaataaaagctcttaATTCCACTGACTTgttggctgcagctgctgaccCAGTCTCAGAGGGCACTGTCCAACATTCACTCACACCTCTCCAGTCTGGACAGAAATGCTCTCCCGCAGTTCCCCAAAGCTGAGGTATGTTGTAATTCATACACAAGAAATGCAATTTCTGCTACATGTGAACCACCTTTTGAGGGATTTTCTCGCATTCGGTGATTTTGTGTCCTTGCAGAAATCGCTTAGGGAGGTTCAACAGATACTCAACTCCACAGAGGGCAACTTTCATCAGCTGGTGGCACTACTGAACTGCCGGGGTCTGAATAAGGTAATGCAAGGTGCTGGGCAGAGCATATAGGGACTGTGGTAATGAGCTGAAATAACAAATTACCGTGGCATTGcttctttatcatttatttctttgtttttctgctgttttcttttaggACTACATTGACTCACTGAAAGGCCTGTGCTATGATGGCATGGAGGGATTGCTCTACCTATCCCTGTACTCGTTCCTCTCTGCTCTGGCCTTCACTGCTCTCCTCTGCTCACTGCCCGGCGCCTGGAGGAGCTTCCCCAGGTGAGAGAcggagtgtgaatgtgtgcgtttgtgtttgtgcacaggTATGAGTGCTGATATCTTACTGCAACGTTTCCTTCAATCATTGTCTTACTGAAATAAGGATAAATAGGACATTGCTATTTTCATGCTCTGACACTC
This sequence is a window from Xiphias gladius isolate SHS-SW01 ecotype Sanya breed wild chromosome 22, ASM1685928v1, whole genome shotgun sequence. Protein-coding genes within it:
- the ttyh1 gene encoding protein tweety homolog 1 translates to MAAMTTVPSYTPSLWVRMCHALPRLDLTMQMRDNTFVPDSWEYQQTLLVLSSLSAIALVISLLVVLSFLIHYCCCHRGDRSEGSEEEEEDEDGSTGHGYSGKKGRGICCVTWVAVAAVTLCCVAIGIGFYGNSEANDGMYQLTSSLLTANYTLASIDLLISDTLTGLQMSVSGPLTTMEELFTGSKPFLVSTRNCRRLSENVMNLLSSISLARSSVDAGLVNDSGISGASIIPLTPVPPSVAPTVVPTASLMPSPFSPGWAANTLMVNEDYRWLSYVLLLLLDLIVCLFILLGLAKQARWLLILMTVLAWLALFLSWGSLGLETATVVALSDFCSDPNTFVLNSTNFNTGTSSDVLDYYLTCSRRMNSPFQQLLTQSQRALSNIHSHLSSLDRNALPQFPKAEKSLREVQQILNSTEGNFHQLVALLNCRGLNKDYIDSLKGLCYDGMEGLLYLSLYSFLSALAFTALLCSLPGAWRSFPSESEEYEDSDSESEDPFTSHQARRQTASGSQRGAMAPFYNYPGAGWTPPFSSAPPLPTPNVSSNGNPGYESLPLTDRQSPPPSYSPSMLTGYGGSQSHPNPAHSRNLYSR